Proteins from a genomic interval of Trifolium pratense cultivar HEN17-A07 linkage group LG6, ARS_RC_1.1, whole genome shotgun sequence:
- the LOC123893164 gene encoding dolichol-phosphate mannose synthase subunit 3 encodes MKHIVKILTLVIAITALWVGLLQTSTIPQSHTWLLPIYFVVSLGCYGLLMVGVGLMNFPTCPQEALLLQKDVVEAKEYLKQRGVDVSTS; translated from the exons ATGAAGCATATTGTAAAGATTTTGACGTTGGTAATTGCCATCACTGCTTTATGGGTTGGCCTTCTACAAACTTCTACCATTCCACAAAGTCATACTTGGTTG CTTCCAATCTATTTTGTCGTTTCCTTAGGATGTTATGGTCTATTAATGGTTGGAGTTGGTCTGATGAATTTTCCTACCTGTCCTCAAGAAGCCCTCTTGTTGCAAAAG GATGTTGTTGAGGCCAAGGAATATTTGAAGCAAAGAGGAGTTGATGTTAGTACCAGCTGA